In Candidatus Defluviilinea proxima, a single genomic region encodes these proteins:
- the rho gene encoding transcription termination factor Rho, with amino-acid sequence MKILELENEPLSKLRSMAKNLNIPNANRLKKETLAMMIREAEAQREGIELRGGILEIMSEGIGFLRATNYRISDQDVYVSQAQLRRHDLRAGDLVIGQVRPPRESERHFGLLKVESINGQDIEEATRRPVFENLTPIFPDKRFDLETDHDTLAPRLINLIAPIGRGQRGLIVSPPKAGKTTILKQIANSISTKYPDVHLIVALIGERPEEVTDMDRSVDAEVVASTFDEPVTSHVRTAELALDRAKRLVEIGRHVVILMDSITRLARAYNLVVNPSGRTLSGGMDPSALYPPKRFFGAARNIEEGGSLTIIATCLVDTGSRLDDVVYEEFKGTGNMELHLSRKLQERRIYPAVDIERSSTRREDLLLGPDLLQRVWLMRRMYIQMTTQQPQGAGMDPSTATEAIVTRLDKARNNQEFLENLGRDA; translated from the coding sequence ATGAAAATACTTGAACTTGAGAACGAACCCCTCTCAAAACTGCGCAGTATGGCAAAGAATTTGAATATTCCAAATGCCAACCGCCTGAAGAAAGAGACGCTCGCCATGATGATCCGCGAGGCAGAGGCACAGAGGGAAGGCATTGAACTCCGCGGTGGCATTCTGGAGATCATGAGCGAAGGCATCGGCTTCCTGCGAGCCACGAATTATAGAATAAGTGACCAGGATGTTTACGTTTCGCAGGCGCAGTTAAGGCGACACGATCTCAGAGCAGGCGATCTAGTCATTGGGCAGGTACGCCCTCCACGTGAAAGCGAACGCCACTTTGGATTATTGAAAGTAGAATCGATCAATGGGCAGGATATTGAAGAAGCAACCAGACGACCTGTTTTTGAAAATCTCACCCCGATTTTTCCAGACAAACGATTTGACCTAGAAACCGATCACGATACACTTGCTCCACGTTTAATTAACTTGATCGCCCCCATTGGGCGCGGACAACGTGGTCTCATTGTTTCACCTCCCAAGGCGGGGAAAACCACCATTCTCAAGCAAATTGCGAATTCCATTTCAACCAAATATCCTGATGTACATCTGATCGTAGCACTCATCGGTGAACGCCCTGAAGAAGTGACCGATATGGATCGCTCGGTGGATGCCGAAGTGGTTGCATCCACATTCGACGAACCTGTCACGTCCCACGTCCGCACGGCGGAACTGGCATTAGACCGGGCTAAGAGACTCGTAGAGATCGGCCGCCACGTGGTAATCTTAATGGACTCGATCACCCGCCTTGCGCGTGCTTACAACCTCGTGGTCAACCCATCAGGACGCACACTATCAGGCGGTATGGACCCCTCGGCGTTGTATCCGCCCAAGCGTTTCTTCGGTGCGGCACGTAATATCGAGGAAGGCGGTTCGCTTACGATCATCGCAACCTGTCTTGTCGATACCGGCTCACGTTTGGATGATGTGGTGTACGAAGAGTTCAAAGGCACCGGCAACATGGAATTGCACCTCTCTCGTAAATTACAAGAGCGACGCATTTACCCGGCAGTCGATATCGAACGTTCATCCACGCGTCGCGAGGACCTTCTGCTTGGTCCTGATCTATTACAACGTGTCTGGCTGATGCGACGTATGTACATCCAAATGACCACCCAACAGCCCCAAGGTGCCGGTATGGATCCATCCACTGCCACAGAAGCAATCGTCACAAGACTCGATAAAGCACGAAATAATCAGGAATTCCTTGAAAACCTCGGACGAGATGCTTGA
- a CDS encoding peptidoglycan DD-metalloendopeptidase family protein — protein MSKLSSFFKNNLFNLISWVVTLVIVTGIVLGAFAWRKSTSTPLASEVLPTAAPDKKQPDVQMPVLGAPEASLFVGRQIQLKTNVPASKPRYKPVEYRVSSGDSLFAIAKSYTLEPETILWANYDVLQDDPHSLKPGQVLKVPPADGIYYQWKENDTLDSVAKEFKANVDDILNYPGNDIDLADPKVDSGSWVMIPGGQREFQQWLEPTVARGASGTSSTSQNACGGGAVGSGGFVWPADSHTLSGNDFWSGHLGIDIAAGEGAPVYAADSGVVTVAGWSNFGYGNMIQIDHGNGYSTLYAHLSSIGVGVCSSVSAGQWIGAAGNTGNSQGAHLHFEVRQGGGFINPWFVLP, from the coding sequence ATGTCAAAACTTAGTTCATTCTTTAAAAACAACCTATTTAACCTTATCAGTTGGGTCGTGACTCTCGTGATCGTAACAGGGATTGTCCTTGGCGCATTCGCGTGGAGGAAATCCACATCGACGCCGCTGGCTTCTGAGGTTCTGCCTACTGCGGCTCCAGATAAGAAACAGCCCGATGTGCAGATGCCAGTTTTGGGGGCGCCTGAAGCGTCTCTGTTCGTAGGGCGTCAGATCCAGCTCAAGACAAATGTCCCTGCAAGTAAACCGCGATATAAGCCTGTTGAATACCGCGTTTCCAGTGGAGATTCGTTATTTGCAATTGCAAAATCCTATACGCTTGAGCCTGAGACTATCTTATGGGCCAATTACGATGTTTTGCAGGATGACCCACATAGTCTCAAGCCGGGGCAGGTCTTGAAGGTCCCCCCAGCAGATGGTATTTATTATCAGTGGAAAGAGAATGACACTCTGGATTCGGTTGCGAAAGAATTCAAAGCAAACGTAGATGATATTTTAAATTACCCAGGCAACGATATTGATCTGGCCGACCCCAAAGTGGATTCGGGCTCATGGGTCATGATTCCTGGCGGCCAACGCGAGTTCCAACAATGGCTTGAGCCTACCGTGGCGAGAGGTGCTTCTGGCACATCATCGACCAGCCAAAATGCCTGTGGTGGTGGTGCAGTAGGCAGTGGCGGGTTTGTTTGGCCTGCTGACAGCCATACTTTATCCGGCAACGATTTCTGGTCAGGGCATCTTGGTATCGATATCGCCGCAGGAGAGGGCGCACCGGTCTATGCGGCAGATAGCGGCGTAGTGACGGTGGCGGGTTGGAGCAATTTTGGGTATGGCAACATGATCCAGATTGATCATGGTAATGGCTACTCTACGCTCTATGCCCACTTAAGTTCGATCGGTGTTGGCGTTTGTTCAAGCGTAAGCGCAGGTCAATGGATCGGTGCAGCGGGTAATACCGGCAATTCACAAGGGGCCCATCTTCACTTCGAAGTCCGTCAAGGTGGCGGGTTCATTAATCCATGGTTCGTTTTACCGTAG
- a CDS encoding biotin--[acetyl-CoA-carboxylase] ligase, with translation MNQQELESVLSNLNLSAIHYFDSVGSTNDEALALARKGAKDLTLVVADEQTMGRGRLDRPWFTPPQTALAFSLVLRPTYAEKKLLSRTVGLAALALSDVLQTLNLNSQIKWPNDVLLNGRKLAGILIEAVWFEDEVVSLVIGMGVNVSKGSVPATDILGFPAISLESLLGYVPDRTILLNGILANITALRPSLGTDEFMSSWEKKLAYYGRQVRVEMGGEKSVSGKVVGLESDGSLKLLGDDGKSISVRFGDVRLRLFA, from the coding sequence ATGAACCAACAGGAACTTGAATCCGTTCTTTCCAATCTCAATTTAAGCGCAATCCATTACTTTGACTCTGTTGGCTCTACAAACGACGAGGCCCTTGCACTGGCAAGAAAAGGCGCCAAGGACCTTACACTCGTTGTGGCAGACGAACAGACGATGGGACGTGGCAGGCTGGACCGTCCGTGGTTTACGCCTCCGCAAACGGCTCTCGCTTTTAGTTTGGTCCTACGCCCCACTTATGCAGAGAAGAAACTCCTTTCCCGTACTGTAGGGCTGGCCGCATTGGCTCTGTCCGATGTTTTGCAAACTCTTAATCTCAATTCGCAGATCAAGTGGCCCAACGATGTCTTGCTGAACGGACGAAAGCTGGCAGGCATTTTAATCGAGGCAGTCTGGTTCGAGGATGAAGTGGTCAGCCTTGTGATCGGCATGGGCGTCAACGTTTCAAAAGGTTCCGTCCCTGCCACTGACATATTGGGATTCCCTGCGATCAGTCTTGAAAGTCTGCTCGGCTATGTACCAGATCGTACGATCCTCCTAAATGGTATTCTCGCCAACATTACTGCATTACGCCCAAGCTTGGGGACGGATGAGTTTATGTCGTCGTGGGAGAAAAAGCTTGCTTATTATGGCAGGCAGGTTCGAGTTGAGATGGGAGGCGAAAAGTCGGTTTCAGGGAAAGTGGTCGGCCTGGAATCCGATGGAAGCTTGAAATTGCTCGGTGATGATGGCAAATCCATTTCAGTACGATTTGGGGATGTGCGCCTGCGGTTATTCGCATGA
- the gyrA gene encoding DNA gyrase subunit A encodes MQAGNIQQVDIDAQMRDAYLDYAMSVIVARALPDARDGLKPVHRRILYAMHDMGIRSNTAYKKSARIVGEVLGKYHPHGDSAVYETMARMAQDFSLRYMLVDGQGNFGSVDGDAPAAMRYTEARLQKLAEEILADLEKDTVDFGPNFDESLEEPLVMPSRVPNMLLNGASGIAVGMATNIPPHNLRELTSAVIFLIDNYERMDDVALDELMKYVTAPDFPTGGIIVGREGIESAYATGRGRLVVRGVAHIEEVKSGRHNIVVTEIPYQVNKATLIERIAELVRDDKIDQISDMRDESDRRGMSIVIELKRGAQPKKVLNQLYKYTNLQTTFGVQMLALVDGEPRTLPLKRALQIFIEHRQTVIVRRTNFDLAKARARQHILDGYLIALTNLDAVIKTIRESQDADVAKANLVKRFKLSELQAQAILDMQLRRLAALERWKIEEEHKQVTEQIAYFEDLLAHPKKILSLIQDDMRELADKYGDDRRTRIAGDATENLSEADLVQDEAVLISLTERGYIKRVAAAAFRSQSRGGRGVKGHETKDEDEIVALIPARSLDSMLFFSDKGKVYSEKVYQIPDADRTAKGIPLVNILALDPSERVTAAIAVSNFSAHGYCMLATTRGKVKRVAIDEFASVRPSGLIAMNLDEGDQLGWARVTSGKDEVIFVTENGQALRFSEDKVRSMGRQAAGVQAIRLKKDDLVTGVDVIEKDGSLLVITSTGYGKQTPLKEYSPKGRATGGISTIDQKALKEIGKIVAARVVQPDDDLTIMTANGVAIRIKNKTVKQAGRATKGVHLIKPQPGDSVASVARISAEDLKKAGAEISPDEKTEPQPQLI; translated from the coding sequence ATCCAAGCTGGAAACATCCAACAGGTTGACATTGATGCCCAGATGCGCGACGCGTATCTCGATTATGCGATGAGCGTAATTGTGGCGCGTGCTCTGCCCGATGCACGCGATGGGTTGAAACCTGTCCATCGTCGTATTTTATATGCCATGCATGATATGGGTATTCGTTCGAATACGGCATACAAGAAATCTGCTCGTATTGTGGGTGAGGTGTTGGGTAAATATCACCCACACGGCGATTCGGCTGTGTATGAGACGATGGCACGTATGGCGCAGGATTTTTCCCTGCGGTATATGTTGGTGGATGGCCAGGGTAACTTCGGTTCGGTTGACGGTGATGCGCCTGCGGCGATGCGTTATACCGAGGCCCGTCTTCAGAAGTTGGCGGAGGAGATCCTTGCCGACCTTGAGAAGGATACCGTGGATTTCGGGCCAAACTTTGACGAGTCACTTGAAGAACCGCTGGTTATGCCGTCACGTGTGCCGAATATGCTTCTCAATGGAGCTTCGGGTATTGCGGTGGGTATGGCTACGAATATCCCGCCTCATAATCTTCGTGAATTGACAAGTGCCGTTATTTTCTTGATCGATAATTACGAGCGCATGGACGATGTTGCGCTCGATGAGTTGATGAAATACGTTACTGCCCCAGACTTTCCGACGGGCGGTATTATCGTTGGCCGTGAGGGGATCGAGTCCGCTTATGCCACAGGTAGGGGACGCCTTGTTGTACGTGGTGTGGCGCATATTGAAGAAGTAAAGTCTGGTAGGCACAATATTGTCGTTACAGAAATCCCGTATCAGGTGAACAAAGCGACCTTGATCGAGCGGATTGCCGAACTGGTGCGTGATGACAAGATTGACCAGATCTCAGATATGCGCGATGAATCGGATCGTCGTGGTATGAGTATTGTGATCGAGCTTAAACGCGGTGCGCAACCGAAGAAGGTGCTCAATCAACTTTACAAGTATACGAACTTGCAGACCACATTTGGCGTGCAAATGCTCGCACTTGTGGATGGCGAACCGCGTACCCTGCCTCTCAAACGTGCTTTGCAGATCTTTATTGAACACCGTCAGACGGTCATTGTTCGGCGCACAAATTTTGATTTGGCAAAGGCACGAGCACGTCAGCATATCCTTGACGGGTATTTGATCGCGCTGACAAACTTGGATGCGGTCATCAAAACGATCCGTGAATCGCAGGATGCAGACGTTGCGAAGGCTAACCTTGTTAAGCGATTTAAGTTGAGTGAGTTGCAGGCGCAGGCGATTTTGGACATGCAATTACGTCGTCTTGCGGCGTTGGAACGCTGGAAGATCGAAGAGGAACACAAACAGGTTACAGAGCAGATCGCGTATTTTGAAGACCTTCTTGCTCATCCGAAAAAGATCCTTTCGCTCATTCAAGATGATATGCGCGAGCTTGCTGATAAATATGGTGATGATCGCCGTACTCGCATTGCTGGTGATGCGACCGAAAACCTCAGTGAAGCGGACCTGGTGCAAGATGAAGCGGTGTTGATCAGTCTCACAGAACGTGGCTACATCAAACGTGTTGCGGCTGCAGCTTTCAGGTCACAGAGCCGAGGCGGACGTGGTGTAAAGGGGCATGAGACGAAGGATGAAGATGAAATAGTAGCACTCATCCCAGCTCGTAGCCTTGATTCGATGTTGTTCTTCTCGGATAAAGGGAAAGTCTATTCAGAGAAGGTGTATCAGATCCCAGATGCAGATCGAACCGCGAAAGGTATCCCGCTTGTCAACATTCTTGCACTTGACCCAAGTGAGCGTGTCACGGCCGCGATAGCTGTCTCGAATTTCTCTGCCCATGGATATTGTATGCTTGCGACCACGCGCGGCAAGGTCAAACGTGTGGCGATTGATGAATTCGCCTCTGTTCGACCTTCGGGCTTGATCGCTATGAATTTGGATGAAGGCGACCAACTGGGTTGGGCACGTGTGACCAGCGGCAAGGACGAAGTGATCTTCGTGACCGAAAACGGACAGGCTCTACGCTTCAGCGAAGATAAAGTCCGTTCGATGGGGAGGCAGGCCGCGGGTGTACAGGCGATCCGCTTGAAAAAGGATGATTTGGTTACGGGCGTGGATGTTATCGAAAAAGATGGTTCACTCCTCGTTATAACGTCCACAGGTTATGGAAAGCAAACCCCACTCAAGGAATATTCTCCCAAGGGACGCGCTACTGGCGGTATTTCAACCATCGACCAGAAGGCTTTGAAAGAGATCGGGAAGATCGTAGCGGCACGTGTTGTACAGCCAGATGATGATTTGACGATCATGACGGCAAATGGCGTTGCGATCCGCATCAAGAATAAAACGGTCAAACAAGCTGGGCGTGCCACAAAAGGTGTACATCTGATCAAGCCACAACCGGGTGATAGTGTGGCCTCTGTAGCTCGCATCTCCGCAGAGGATTTGAAGAAGGCTGGCGCGGAGATCTCCCCTGACGAAAAGACTGAACCGCAACCCCAGTTGATATAA
- a CDS encoding polysaccharide pyruvyl transferase family protein, with amino-acid sequence MKRIILWGAWYGSENIGDQALLLSITDLLGGEIEKVEFIVITDNPSNLLAYTARASAHTFLPLYTRKQFFEIIKVFIKADMFIFGGGVPFYDDTFHSIVIVVFVTLSMIFSVPCVLWSVSSQRIKSTFTRLVLRYLMSYASVVTYRDGHTRQLLRECGWDDASQQMAADSAFTLRSNDGQHARELLQRAGWNSGISRPLVALTPRTLRGSDGEAHTHYSPKSSSDSHKEVDVFAAVLDWLWENGCQPIFVPMNTVAPDDDRLAFHEIIGKAKFGSFALLVDEQIYPRDAANVYSYCEAAFVARVHGAVMAFLGRCPVLMYAFDLKHGGIMEQMGFARHIFDPAMDAPEVAIEMMENMLRSRVELIAQIEKKAGELQKQAKVPLEAVLRLLHR; translated from the coding sequence GTGAAACGGATTATCTTATGGGGTGCTTGGTACGGAAGTGAAAATATTGGCGACCAGGCGTTGCTTCTTTCGATCACGGATCTATTGGGGGGAGAGATCGAAAAAGTTGAGTTTATTGTGATTACAGATAATCCGTCAAATTTGTTGGCGTATACGGCAAGAGCTTCGGCTCATACTTTTCTACCGCTTTATACTCGAAAGCAATTCTTTGAGATCATAAAGGTCTTCATAAAGGCTGATATGTTTATTTTTGGCGGGGGCGTCCCTTTTTACGATGATACATTCCATTCCATAGTCATTGTTGTATTCGTGACGTTATCGATGATATTCAGTGTTCCATGTGTTCTGTGGTCTGTTTCCAGCCAAAGGATCAAGTCCACGTTTACAAGGTTGGTTTTACGATACTTGATGTCTTATGCATCTGTTGTGACTTACCGGGACGGGCATACCCGTCAATTGCTCCGGGAGTGTGGATGGGATGACGCCAGCCAGCAAATGGCGGCTGACTCAGCTTTTACATTACGTTCAAATGATGGGCAACACGCGAGAGAACTTTTGCAACGGGCGGGGTGGAATTCGGGAATATCTCGCCCATTAGTTGCCTTAACCCCTCGCACATTGCGAGGAAGTGACGGGGAGGCCCATACGCATTATTCTCCAAAGTCATCTTCGGATAGCCACAAGGAAGTTGATGTTTTTGCCGCTGTATTGGATTGGCTTTGGGAGAATGGGTGTCAGCCTATATTTGTCCCTATGAATACAGTTGCACCGGATGACGACCGTTTGGCCTTTCATGAGATCATTGGAAAGGCCAAATTTGGTAGCTTTGCTCTTTTGGTTGATGAGCAGATTTATCCAAGAGATGCCGCAAATGTGTATAGCTATTGCGAGGCAGCCTTTGTTGCCCGTGTACATGGAGCTGTGATGGCGTTTTTAGGCCGTTGTCCTGTTTTAATGTATGCATTTGACCTAAAACATGGCGGAATCATGGAACAAATGGGTTTTGCAAGGCATATTTTTGACCCTGCCATGGATGCGCCCGAAGTCGCGATCGAGATGATGGAAAATATGCTCCGATCGCGTGTGGAGTTAATCGCTCAAATTGAGAAAAAGGCTGGGGAATTGCAGAAGCAGGCTAAGGTCCCGTTGGAGGCGGTTTTACGTCTTCTGCATAGGTAA
- a CDS encoding glycosyltransferase family 4 protein, which produces MRILVLIHEYPPIGGGGGHVAQDVARGLVKLGHEVCVLAPHMKNLPLQSVDEGVRLIRIPSFRRKAFVGDMLAMSGYLFIGFFVSLWLIFRFQPQIIHVHFAVPAGLLAWALSKLTGRPYVLTSHLGDVPGGVPEKTDRWFGWIYPFTPRIWQDAAAVTAISDFTRYLALSHYPVEVNVIHNGIEIERSHKENIKVNKPPQIVFAGRFVHQKNPVLIPQVLYALRELDWHCVMIGDGEFHTETMQEIALLGLQDRFTLPGWMSTDAVMKIMKDSDILLMPSLTEGIPLTGLQALANGLAIVSSRVGGMLDLVEDRVNGFLHVPYDVQGFIESMRSLLTDPVLLMNTRKASFEHSRKFDLSYVIQEYERILISALTEER; this is translated from the coding sequence GTGCGAATTCTGGTTCTCATTCATGAATATCCTCCCATCGGTGGTGGGGGTGGACATGTTGCACAGGATGTTGCTCGTGGACTTGTAAAACTTGGTCACGAGGTTTGTGTACTTGCACCTCACATGAAGAATTTACCATTACAAAGCGTCGATGAAGGCGTTCGGCTTATCCGTATTCCTTCGTTTCGGCGAAAAGCATTTGTTGGTGACATGCTTGCGATGAGCGGGTATCTGTTTATTGGTTTTTTTGTGAGTCTGTGGCTTATATTTCGTTTTCAACCGCAGATTATCCATGTGCATTTTGCTGTTCCTGCGGGGCTCCTTGCGTGGGCACTGTCTAAATTGACGGGTAGGCCTTATGTTTTGACAAGTCACTTGGGGGATGTGCCTGGTGGTGTCCCAGAGAAGACAGATCGCTGGTTTGGATGGATTTATCCCTTTACCCCTCGTATCTGGCAGGATGCGGCGGCTGTTACCGCCATAAGTGACTTTACGCGTTATTTAGCCTTGTCTCATTACCCGGTGGAAGTCAATGTCATTCACAATGGGATCGAAATAGAACGATCACATAAAGAGAATATCAAAGTCAATAAGCCACCACAGATCGTATTTGCGGGCAGGTTTGTGCACCAGAAGAATCCTGTTTTAATTCCTCAAGTCCTTTATGCTTTGCGTGAACTTGATTGGCATTGTGTAATGATCGGAGATGGGGAATTCCATACTGAGACGATGCAAGAGATCGCCTTGTTGGGTTTACAAGATCGTTTTACCTTGCCTGGTTGGATGTCGACCGATGCTGTAATGAAAATTATGAAAGATAGCGATATTTTATTGATGCCATCTCTTACAGAAGGTATCCCGCTGACTGGGTTGCAGGCACTTGCAAATGGATTGGCAATCGTTTCCAGCCGTGTAGGCGGCATGTTGGATCTTGTTGAAGATCGTGTGAATGGTTTTTTACATGTTCCCTATGATGTACAGGGTTTTATCGAAAGTATGAGAAGCCTATTGACTGACCCTGTGCTATTGATGAACACTAGAAAAGCAAGTTTTGAACATTCACGTAAATTCGATTTGTCTTATGTTATTCAGGAGTATGAGCGGATTTTGATAAGTGCTTTGACTGAAGAAAGGTAA
- a CDS encoding glycosyltransferase family 4 protein: MARGEDTRLWLFLWAAVFTPMKICLLSVEIFAWGKYGGFGRSTRMLGRELVKRGHEVTAIVPRRMGQQPVEVLDGIQVIGFEPRKPFSALSLIRSVDADIYHSQEPSLSTYLAQRAMPHRKHVVTCRDTRNLHDWWIEFMYPSLNHSQVLFNFLYEDNIFVHKAIQRADRCFVAAKMLAPKARKKYMLSSDPEFLPSPIPFPENVRKSETPLVCFVGRLDRRKRPEIFFDLAKQFPDVQFEAIGEGRDAVWVQKLKSKYVHLSNLKLRGFVDQFSENGVSDLLGKSWVLVNTSARESLPTTFIEAAAHGCAILSEIDPDKFASDFGHHITDGDYEGGLQILLRDSNWQNMGDAGMEHVRSTFSLEISLQKHIDIYRSLISL; encoded by the coding sequence TTGGCTAGGGGAGAAGATACAAGGCTTTGGCTTTTTTTATGGGCTGCGGTTTTTACGCCTATGAAAATTTGTTTGCTAAGCGTTGAAATATTTGCCTGGGGAAAATACGGAGGATTTGGGCGGTCAACGCGCATGCTTGGACGTGAACTCGTAAAGCGTGGTCATGAAGTGACGGCCATTGTTCCGCGTCGTATGGGGCAACAACCTGTTGAAGTGCTCGATGGCATTCAAGTCATCGGATTTGAACCCCGCAAACCTTTCTCCGCTCTCAGTCTTATTCGCTCAGTGGATGCCGATATTTATCACTCACAGGAACCATCTTTAAGTACATATCTTGCACAACGTGCCATGCCGCATCGAAAGCACGTTGTCACTTGCCGTGATACACGCAATCTGCATGATTGGTGGATCGAGTTCATGTATCCATCGTTGAACCATTCACAAGTTCTTTTTAATTTCCTGTATGAAGATAATATTTTCGTCCATAAGGCTATTCAAAGAGCAGATCGTTGTTTTGTAGCCGCCAAAATGTTGGCACCTAAAGCGCGTAAAAAATATATGCTCTCGAGTGATCCAGAGTTTTTGCCATCTCCGATTCCATTTCCTGAAAACGTTCGAAAATCAGAGACTCCATTGGTTTGTTTTGTGGGGCGGTTGGATAGGAGAAAACGTCCCGAGATATTTTTTGATTTAGCGAAACAATTCCCAGATGTCCAGTTTGAGGCGATAGGAGAGGGGAGAGATGCTGTTTGGGTGCAAAAATTGAAGTCTAAGTATGTGCATCTATCCAATCTGAAACTTCGTGGGTTTGTAGATCAGTTTTCTGAAAATGGGGTGTCTGATTTGCTTGGTAAAAGTTGGGTGCTGGTGAACACATCGGCCCGTGAAAGCTTGCCTACAACTTTCATTGAGGCTGCTGCACATGGATGTGCAATTTTGAGCGAAATTGACCCGGATAAATTTGCATCTGACTTTGGGCATCATATTACTGATGGTGATTATGAAGGAGGTCTACAAATTTTGTTACGCGATTCCAATTGGCAGAACATGGGAGATGCGGGTATGGAACATGTACGATCAACGTTTTCACTGGAAATATCCCTGCAAAAACACATTGATATATACAGGAGTTTGATTTCATTATGA
- a CDS encoding flippase-like domain-containing protein has product MRSRLIQILRIVLFIGLVGSFLFFVPMQKIIDAIRSASPYYFWMAYLLGFPASYLGAVRLWMLTRKQSIQISPLKLMEINYVIRFYSFFSPASAVGSLMRWYKLSGNGKSAEALTAVAVNRLFDIFIVIIFGVFFIFGEVDTAILVQPGWIFLFLAVTILLWLFITRYSHPVLLWIRDVTENNHRNWLRKIGVYMERLSASLLIYSKLNIRELLFMIGMGVAGELVGVLSFYYLALSMNLPIQLTSLGWMRSVFFLTSLAPFTLFGGIGLREVSIVWVMTAIGVHADLAVAFSFLVYARSVLTSLTGGLIELFTLHKV; this is encoded by the coding sequence ATGCGGTCGCGTCTTATTCAGATTTTACGGATTGTTTTATTTATTGGGTTGGTGGGGAGTTTTTTATTTTTTGTTCCAATGCAAAAGATCATTGATGCCATTCGAAGTGCTTCCCCGTATTACTTCTGGATGGCGTATTTACTAGGGTTTCCTGCCAGTTACCTGGGGGCCGTCCGTTTATGGATGTTAACTCGAAAACAAAGTATACAAATCTCCCCGCTTAAATTGATGGAGATCAATTATGTTATTCGGTTTTATTCCTTTTTCTCGCCAGCATCCGCTGTAGGGAGTCTTATGCGCTGGTATAAGCTTTCTGGTAACGGGAAATCTGCCGAAGCGTTAACAGCGGTCGCAGTGAATCGTTTATTCGATATCTTTATCGTCATTATCTTTGGTGTGTTCTTTATTTTTGGCGAAGTGGATACGGCTATTCTGGTACAACCTGGCTGGATTTTCCTTTTTCTGGCCGTTACCATACTTTTATGGTTGTTTATCACACGTTACAGCCATCCGGTCTTGTTATGGATCCGGGATGTGACAGAAAACAATCATCGGAATTGGTTAAGGAAGATTGGCGTTTATATGGAGCGCCTTTCGGCATCCCTTTTGATTTACTCTAAACTAAATATCCGTGAGCTTCTTTTTATGATCGGTATGGGGGTGGCCGGTGAACTCGTTGGCGTATTGAGCTTTTATTACCTCGCTCTCTCCATGAACCTGCCAATCCAGCTTACAAGCTTGGGTTGGATGCGCTCTGTTTTCTTTTTGACTTCTCTTGCCCCTTTCACTTTGTTCGGCGGTATTGGACTACGTGAAGTAAGTATTGTTTGGGTTATGACCGCAATTGGCGTCCACGCAGATTTGGCTGTGGCTTTTTCATTTCTCGTATATGCGCGTTCGGTTCTTACTAGTTTGACGGGTGGCCTGATAGAATTATTCACACTTCATAAAGTATGA